A portion of the Pseudomonas sp. PSE14 genome contains these proteins:
- a CDS encoding ABC transporter ATP-binding protein, producing MSFLNVETLNKSYSSTTVFQDIDFAAERGEFVTLLGPSGCGKSTLLRCIAGLTPVDSGRILLDGEDIVPKSPQKRGIAMVFQSYALFPNMTVEQNVAFGLRMQKVPAAESAQRVREVLEMVELGPLAARYPHQLSGGQCQRVALARSLVTRPRLLLLDEPLSALDARIRKHLREQIRRIQQELKLTTVFVTHDQEEALTLSDRIVLMNAGRIVQSGDAETLYTAPENAFAAGFIGNYNLLDAAQATKLLDRPFRQQVAIRPESLRLSPDAGDGIPVRVLSHSLLGNVIRYRVDAAGVELTVDVLNRSAERLYPAGTPLGLQIDLESIREVA from the coding sequence ATGAGCTTCCTCAACGTCGAGACACTGAACAAGAGCTACAGCAGCACCACGGTGTTCCAGGACATCGACTTCGCCGCCGAGCGCGGCGAGTTCGTCACCCTACTCGGCCCCAGCGGCTGCGGCAAATCCACCCTGCTGCGCTGCATCGCCGGCCTCACTCCGGTGGACAGCGGGCGCATCCTGCTGGACGGCGAGGACATCGTGCCCAAGAGCCCGCAGAAGCGCGGCATCGCCATGGTGTTCCAGAGCTACGCGCTGTTCCCCAACATGACCGTGGAACAGAACGTCGCCTTCGGCCTGCGCATGCAGAAAGTGCCGGCGGCGGAATCCGCCCAGCGGGTGCGCGAGGTACTGGAGATGGTCGAACTCGGCCCGCTGGCCGCGCGCTACCCGCATCAGCTCTCCGGCGGCCAGTGCCAGCGCGTCGCCCTGGCCCGCTCGCTGGTCACCCGCCCGCGCCTGCTGCTGCTCGACGAGCCGCTGTCGGCACTGGACGCCCGTATCCGCAAGCACCTGCGCGAGCAGATCCGACGCATCCAGCAGGAGCTGAAACTGACCACGGTGTTCGTCACCCACGACCAGGAAGAAGCGCTGACGCTGTCCGACCGCATCGTGCTGATGAACGCCGGGCGCATCGTCCAGAGCGGCGACGCCGAAACCCTCTACACCGCGCCGGAAAATGCCTTCGCCGCTGGCTTCATCGGCAACTACAACCTGCTTGACGCCGCCCAGGCGACGAAGCTGCTGGACCGGCCCTTCCGCCAGCAGGTGGCGATCCGCCCCGAGTCCCTGCGCCTGAGCCCCGACGCGGGCGACGGCATCCCGGTTCGGGTACTCTCCCACAGCCTGCTGGGCAACGTGATCCGTTACCGGGTGGACGCCGCCGGCGTCGAACTGACCGTGGACGTCCTCAACCGCAGCGCCGAGCGCCTGTACCCGGCCGGCACCCCGCTCGGCCTGCAAATAGACCTTGAAAGCATTCGGGAGGTGGCCTGA
- a CDS encoding HAD family hydrolase, with amino-acid sequence MALVIFDLDDTLIDGDCASLWSQRMADLGWVDAESFLKRDAELMALYAQGKLPMEDYMAFALEPMAGRSVEEIEREVETFVEDVIEPLIHSDACATLARHREAGDRPLVISASGVHLVQPIAERIGIDEVLAIDLEVLNGHYTGRTVGVLTYREGKVLRLLDLLEGDDSQLADAHFYSDSRNDLPLLKLVGHPHVVNADPVLLEHAQKMGWDSLAWS; translated from the coding sequence ATGGCCCTGGTGATTTTCGACCTCGACGACACCCTGATCGACGGCGACTGCGCGAGCCTGTGGAGCCAGCGCATGGCCGATCTCGGTTGGGTCGACGCGGAGTCGTTCCTCAAGCGCGACGCCGAACTCATGGCGCTGTACGCGCAGGGCAAGCTGCCCATGGAGGACTACATGGCCTTCGCCCTGGAGCCGATGGCCGGGCGCAGCGTCGAGGAAATCGAGCGTGAAGTGGAAACCTTCGTCGAGGACGTGATCGAGCCGCTGATCCACAGCGACGCCTGCGCCACCCTCGCCCGCCACCGCGAGGCCGGCGACCGCCCGCTGGTGATCTCGGCCTCCGGCGTGCACCTGGTGCAACCGATCGCCGAGCGCATCGGTATCGACGAGGTGCTGGCGATCGACCTGGAAGTGCTGAACGGCCACTACACCGGCCGCACCGTCGGCGTGCTCACCTACCGCGAGGGCAAGGTCCTGCGCCTGCTCGATTTGCTGGAGGGGGACGACAGCCAGTTGGCCGACGCGCACTTCTACTCCGACTCGCGCAACGACCTGCCGCTGCTCAAGCTGGTCGGCCATCCGCATGTGGTGAACGCCGATCCGGTGCTGCTGGAGCATGCACAGAAGATGGGCTGGGACAGTCTCGCCTGGAGCTGA
- a CDS encoding GFA family protein: MPFNGSCLCGDIAYQIDGLDMPIGHCHCQTCQKAHSAAFATTAGVMREHFRWTRGEDKVAAYESSPGKLRKFCPRCGTQLIAERDGQPHVIVRVASLDDDPGSRPARHIWVSHDRPWLAQDGIPAYPEWNPDR, encoded by the coding sequence ATGCCCTTCAACGGAAGCTGCCTGTGCGGCGACATCGCCTACCAGATCGATGGCCTGGACATGCCAATCGGCCATTGCCACTGCCAGACCTGCCAGAAAGCGCATTCGGCGGCCTTCGCCACCACCGCCGGGGTGATGCGCGAGCACTTCCGCTGGACGCGCGGCGAGGACAAGGTCGCCGCCTACGAGTCCTCTCCGGGCAAGTTGCGCAAGTTCTGCCCGCGCTGCGGGACGCAACTGATCGCCGAGCGTGACGGACAACCCCATGTCATCGTTCGCGTGGCGAGCCTGGACGACGATCCGGGCTCGCGGCCGGCGCGGCATATCTGGGTATCCCATGACCGACCATGGCTGGCGCAGGACGGGATTCCGGCGTATCCGGAGTGGAACCCGGATCGCTGA
- a CDS encoding ABC transporter substrate-binding protein translates to MKRLLASLLGSAIAIGSGLAMAADANLQSLEAAARKEGQVNSVGMPDSWANWKDTWKDLESKYGLKHMDTDMSSAQELAKFKAEKENASADIGDVGAAFGPIAMQMDVSQPYKPSTWDQVPDWAKDKDGHWALAYTGTIAFIVNKQLVKDVPHSWADLLKGKYKVTIGDVSAAAQAVNGVLAASIANGGDEKNIKPGLEFFAQIAKQGRLSLTNPVINTLEKGEVEVGIVWDFNGLSYRDQIDPSRFEVLIPSDGSVISGYTTIINKYAKNPNAAKLAREYIFSDAGQINLAKGNARPIRAEHLTLPAEVKAKLLPNEQYAKAQPIKDAKAWEETSKRLPRMWQENVIINMQ, encoded by the coding sequence ATGAAACGCTTGCTTGCTTCACTGCTGGGATCGGCCATTGCCATCGGCAGTGGCCTCGCCATGGCGGCCGACGCCAACCTGCAATCGCTGGAAGCCGCCGCCCGCAAGGAAGGCCAGGTCAACAGCGTGGGCATGCCCGACAGCTGGGCGAACTGGAAAGACACCTGGAAGGACCTGGAAAGCAAGTACGGCCTCAAGCACATGGACACCGACATGAGCTCGGCCCAGGAGCTGGCCAAGTTCAAGGCCGAGAAGGAAAACGCCAGCGCCGACATCGGCGACGTCGGCGCCGCCTTCGGCCCCATCGCCATGCAGATGGACGTCAGCCAGCCCTACAAGCCGAGCACCTGGGACCAGGTTCCGGACTGGGCCAAGGACAAGGACGGCCACTGGGCGCTGGCCTACACCGGCACCATCGCCTTCATCGTCAACAAGCAACTGGTCAAGGACGTGCCACACAGCTGGGCCGACCTGCTCAAGGGCAAGTACAAGGTCACCATCGGTGACGTCAGCGCCGCCGCCCAGGCGGTCAACGGCGTGCTCGCCGCGAGCATCGCCAACGGCGGCGACGAGAAGAACATCAAGCCGGGCCTGGAATTCTTCGCGCAGATCGCCAAGCAGGGCCGCCTGTCGCTGACCAACCCGGTGATCAACACCCTGGAGAAGGGTGAAGTGGAAGTCGGCATCGTCTGGGACTTCAACGGCCTGAGCTACCGCGACCAGATCGACCCGTCGCGCTTCGAAGTGCTGATCCCCTCCGACGGCTCGGTGATCTCCGGCTACACCACCATCATCAACAAGTACGCGAAGAACCCGAACGCCGCCAAGCTGGCCCGCGAGTACATCTTCAGCGATGCCGGGCAGATCAACCTGGCCAAGGGCAACGCACGGCCCATCCGCGCCGAGCACCTGACCCTGCCCGCCGAGGTGAAGGCCAAGCTGCTGCCCAACGAGCAGTACGCCAAGGCCCAGCCGATCAAGGATGCCAAGGCCTGGGAAGAGACCTCCAAGCGTCTGCCGCGCATGTGGCAGGAAAACGTCATCATCAACATGCAGTAA
- a CDS encoding ABC transporter permease: protein MSRNANHIYHRVVVYALFLILLLPLAATLLYSLATSWSASVLPDGLTLKWYFTLWSDPRFLTAFGQSLLVCFGSLVLSVVLVLPLMFVVHYYFPRLDALMNVLILLPFAVPPVVSSVGLLQLYAAGPLPLIGTPWVLIGCYFTIALPFMYRAISNNLQAINLHDLMDAAHLLGASTWQAALLVVLPNLRKGLMVALFLSFSFLIGEFVFANLLVGTRYETLQVFLNNMRNSSGHYTSAVVVSYFLFVLLLTWAANRLNKDKA, encoded by the coding sequence ATGTCGCGAAACGCTAACCACATCTACCACCGCGTGGTGGTGTATGCGCTGTTCCTGATCCTGCTGCTGCCGCTGGCCGCCACCCTGCTCTACTCGCTGGCCACCTCCTGGAGCGCCAGCGTACTGCCCGACGGCCTGACCCTGAAGTGGTACTTCACGCTGTGGAGCGACCCGCGCTTCCTCACCGCCTTCGGCCAGTCGCTGCTGGTGTGCTTCGGCTCGCTGGTGCTCAGCGTGGTGCTGGTGCTGCCGCTGATGTTCGTCGTGCACTACTACTTCCCGCGCCTGGACGCACTGATGAACGTGCTGATCCTGCTGCCCTTCGCGGTACCGCCGGTGGTGTCGTCGGTCGGCCTGCTGCAACTCTATGCCGCAGGCCCGCTGCCGTTGATCGGTACGCCCTGGGTGCTGATCGGCTGCTACTTCACCATCGCCCTGCCCTTCATGTACCGGGCGATCAGCAACAACCTGCAGGCGATCAACCTGCACGACCTGATGGACGCCGCCCACCTGCTCGGCGCCAGCACCTGGCAGGCCGCCCTGCTGGTGGTGCTGCCGAACCTGCGCAAGGGCCTGATGGTGGCGCTGTTCCTGTCCTTCAGCTTCCTCATCGGCGAGTTCGTCTTCGCCAACCTGCTGGTGGGCACCCGCTACGAAACGCTGCAGGTGTTCCTCAACAACATGCGCAACAGCAGCGGCCACTACACCAGCGCGGTGGTGGTCTCGTATTTCCTCTTCGTCCTGCTGCTCACCTGGGCGGCGAACCGTCTTAACAAGGACAAGGCATGA
- a CDS encoding ABC transporter permease subunit: MRSNRGKLIALLCLLPFAVFFIAFQVAPLLWVAVNSLRTSDTWGLGNFTEILGSPFYRQAIRYSLEISIWSSLIGLLIAVLGSYSLRQVDSKLRDFVMAFANMTSNFAGVPLAFAFIIILGFNGAITLLLKQSGIIEDFNLYSKTGLIILYTYFQIPLGVMLLYPAFDALREDWRESAALLGASHWAFWRHIGIPVLTPALLGTFVILLANALGAYATVYSLTTGNFNVVPIRIAGLVSGDVFLDPNMASALAMFLVGLMTLITLAHQWLLRRSYHVAKR; this comes from the coding sequence ATGAGATCGAATCGCGGAAAACTCATCGCCCTGCTCTGCCTGCTGCCCTTCGCGGTGTTCTTCATCGCCTTCCAGGTAGCCCCGCTGCTCTGGGTTGCGGTGAACAGCCTGCGCACCAGCGATACCTGGGGCCTGGGCAACTTCACCGAAATCCTCGGCTCGCCCTTCTACCGCCAGGCGATCCGCTACAGCCTGGAAATATCGATCTGGTCGAGCCTGATCGGCCTGCTCATCGCCGTGCTCGGCAGCTATTCGCTGCGCCAGGTGGACAGCAAGCTGCGCGACTTCGTGATGGCCTTCGCCAACATGACCAGCAACTTCGCCGGGGTGCCGCTGGCCTTCGCCTTCATCATCATCCTCGGCTTCAACGGCGCCATCACCCTGCTGCTCAAGCAGTCGGGAATCATCGAGGACTTCAACCTCTACTCGAAGACCGGCCTGATCATCCTCTACACCTACTTCCAGATTCCACTGGGGGTGATGCTGCTCTACCCGGCCTTCGACGCCCTGCGCGAGGACTGGCGCGAATCCGCCGCACTGCTGGGCGCCAGCCACTGGGCGTTCTGGCGGCACATCGGCATCCCGGTGCTGACCCCGGCGCTGCTGGGCACCTTCGTCATCCTCCTGGCCAACGCCCTGGGCGCCTACGCCACGGTGTATTCGCTGACCACCGGCAACTTCAACGTGGTGCCGATCCGTATCGCCGGCCTGGTCTCGGGCGACGTGTTCCTCGATCCGAACATGGCCAGCGCACTGGCGATGTTCCTGGTCGGCCTGATGACCCTGATCACCCTCGCCCATCAGTGGCTGCTGCGCCGGAGCTACCATGTCGCGAAACGCTAA
- the hppD gene encoding 4-hydroxyphenylpyruvate dioxygenase, with the protein MNAVTKIEQHNPIGTDGFEFVEFTAPDAQGIEQLRQLFTGMGFTETAKHRSKEVFLFQQNDINIVLNGSPTGHVHEFAKKHGPSACAMAFRVKNAAQAAAYVESQGAKLVGSHANFGELNIPCVEGIGGSLLYLVDRYGSHSIYDVDFEFIEGRSASDNAVGLLAIDHLTHNVKRGQMDVWSGFYERIANFREIRYFDIEGKLTGLLSRAMTAPCGKIRIPINESADDKSQIEEFIREYHGEGIQHIALSTNDIYETVRKLRANGVDFMTTPDTYYEKVDTRVPGHGESLKDLRDLNILIDGAPGDDGILLQIFTNTVIGPIFFEIIQRKGNQGFGEGNFKALFESIEEDQIRRGVISETK; encoded by the coding sequence ATGAACGCCGTGACCAAGATCGAACAACACAATCCCATCGGCACCGACGGCTTCGAGTTCGTCGAATTCACCGCCCCCGATGCCCAGGGCATCGAGCAACTGCGCCAGCTGTTCACCGGCATGGGCTTCACCGAGACCGCCAAGCACCGTTCCAAGGAAGTCTTCCTGTTCCAGCAGAACGACATCAACATCGTGCTCAACGGCAGCCCCACCGGCCACGTCCACGAGTTCGCCAAGAAGCATGGCCCTAGCGCCTGCGCCATGGCCTTCCGGGTGAAGAATGCAGCCCAGGCCGCCGCCTACGTCGAGTCCCAGGGCGCCAAGCTGGTTGGCAGCCACGCCAACTTCGGCGAGCTGAATATCCCCTGCGTCGAAGGTATCGGCGGTTCGCTGCTGTACCTCGTGGACCGCTATGGCAGCCACAGCATCTATGACGTCGACTTTGAGTTCATCGAAGGCCGCTCGGCCTCCGACAACGCCGTCGGCCTCCTGGCAATCGATCACCTGACCCACAACGTCAAGCGCGGCCAGATGGACGTCTGGTCCGGCTTCTACGAGCGCATCGCCAACTTCCGCGAGATCCGCTACTTCGACATCGAAGGAAAGCTCACCGGCCTGCTGTCGCGCGCGATGACCGCACCCTGCGGCAAGATCCGCATCCCGATCAACGAGTCGGCGGACGACAAGTCGCAGATCGAGGAATTCATCCGCGAATACCACGGCGAAGGCATCCAGCATATCGCCCTGTCCACCAACGACATCTACGAAACCGTGCGCAAGCTGCGCGCCAACGGCGTGGACTTCATGACCACTCCGGACACCTACTACGAGAAGGTCGACACCCGCGTTCCCGGTCACGGCGAGTCGCTGAAGGACCTGCGCGATCTGAACATCCTGATCGACGGCGCACCGGGCGATGACGGCATCCTGCTGCAGATCTTCACCAACACGGTGATCGGTCCGATCTTCTTCGAAATCATCCAGCGCAAGGGCAACCAGGGCTTCGGCGAGGGCAACTTCAAGGCCCTGTTCGAATCCATCGAGGAAGACCAGATTCGCCGTGGCGTGATCTCCGAGACCAAGTAA
- a CDS encoding helix-turn-helix transcriptional regulator: MARAAPPDFDATNASLRALARSYPRGLHIEPHSHDWGQVLYAMSGVMWVETPQEALLVPPNRAVWLPPQVTHGIRVVSELQMRNIYLRPGTADSLGEQVQAFEVGGLLRELIVHLVEHEREPDTDYYQALSQLAVLELQRARSLLLRVPLPDESDRRLLNLCHAVMAEPSQDIPFEQHAADAGASVRTLARLFQRSLGMGFAQWRRQVQLATAVAQLNEGLPVSQIAHALGYQPGSFSEMFRRELGMAPSEYCGK; this comes from the coding sequence ATGGCCCGCGCCGCTCCCCCTGACTTCGACGCCACCAACGCGTCCCTTCGCGCCCTGGCCCGCAGCTACCCGCGCGGCCTGCACATCGAGCCGCACTCCCACGACTGGGGGCAGGTGCTCTACGCGATGTCCGGGGTAATGTGGGTAGAGACCCCACAGGAAGCACTGCTGGTGCCACCCAACCGCGCCGTCTGGCTGCCACCGCAGGTGACCCACGGCATCCGGGTGGTCAGCGAGCTGCAGATGCGCAATATCTACCTGCGCCCCGGCACTGCCGACTCGCTGGGCGAGCAGGTGCAGGCGTTCGAGGTCGGCGGCCTGCTGCGCGAGCTGATCGTGCACCTGGTGGAGCATGAGCGCGAACCGGACACCGACTACTACCAAGCGCTGTCGCAACTGGCCGTGCTGGAGCTGCAGCGCGCCCGCAGCCTGCTGCTGCGCGTGCCGCTACCGGACGAGTCCGACCGTCGCCTGCTCAATCTCTGCCATGCGGTGATGGCCGAACCGTCCCAGGACATCCCCTTCGAGCAGCACGCCGCCGACGCCGGCGCCAGCGTGCGTACCCTCGCCCGCCTGTTCCAGCGCAGCCTGGGCATGGGCTTCGCCCAGTGGCGTCGGCAGGTGCAGTTGGCCACCGCCGTGGCCCAGCTCAACGAGGGTCTGCCAGTGAGCCAGATAGCCCATGCCCTGGGCTATCAGCCGGGGAGCTTCAGCGAGATGTTCCGGAGGGAGTTGGGGATGGCGCCTTCGGAGTATTGCGGGAAGTAG
- a CDS encoding site-2 protease family protein, with the protein MAETREVAVHGEAASDFWSLPGWLNGLLWLLQFSLSAAAGALAVLLSMLWLPGGAIWSLSGIVAGLCIVYLSVVVHELGHLLAARWAGMTVLRMRVGRLDVRLLRKGWKLGFAPRTQKRLQGFVMAFADPRAAWRRQHMGFVAGGPLANLILAVLAGALGAWLAPGAAHGMLLAFAACNACIGVANLLPVERKPQVSDGLWLLRWWRGLDVAHPKLAFARLMGAACAGLCADQADPADLQLLEAQGQPMSLLALYIRLRGLLVQGRWEEAAALDAMFQAQRSALPEAMLRPLYDLLRLMETELAFARAMASRSAVGLFDELLPSRLQREYTSTWARCLALRAVLAGDDGELRRQLARGLEHAARSPDLSMEKEEARIQQGMLRFLGG; encoded by the coding sequence ATGGCGGAGACAAGGGAGGTCGCCGTTCACGGCGAAGCGGCGAGTGACTTCTGGAGCTTGCCGGGCTGGCTCAATGGGCTGCTCTGGCTGCTCCAGTTCAGCCTGAGCGCAGCAGCGGGCGCGTTGGCGGTGCTGCTGTCCATGTTGTGGCTGCCCGGGGGAGCGATCTGGAGTCTGTCGGGCATAGTCGCCGGCCTCTGCATCGTTTATCTGTCCGTCGTCGTCCATGAACTGGGCCATTTGCTGGCGGCACGCTGGGCCGGCATGACGGTCCTGCGCATGCGTGTCGGACGCCTGGATGTCCGACTGTTGCGCAAAGGCTGGAAACTGGGCTTTGCGCCGCGCACGCAAAAGCGCCTGCAGGGCTTCGTCATGGCTTTCGCCGACCCACGCGCTGCCTGGCGGCGGCAGCATATGGGCTTCGTTGCCGGCGGGCCGCTGGCGAATCTGATTCTTGCCGTGCTGGCTGGCGCCCTGGGCGCGTGGCTGGCTCCCGGCGCCGCCCACGGAATGCTGCTGGCATTCGCCGCTTGCAACGCCTGCATCGGCGTCGCCAATCTGCTGCCGGTGGAGCGCAAGCCGCAGGTCAGTGATGGGCTCTGGCTGTTGCGCTGGTGGCGTGGTCTGGATGTCGCTCATCCCAAGCTGGCCTTCGCCCGACTGATGGGGGCCGCCTGTGCGGGGCTGTGCGCCGATCAGGCGGACCCGGCGGATCTGCAATTGCTGGAGGCTCAGGGGCAACCCATGTCACTGCTGGCCCTGTACATCCGCCTCAGGGGGCTGTTGGTGCAGGGGCGCTGGGAGGAAGCGGCTGCGCTGGACGCGATGTTCCAGGCGCAGCGTTCGGCGCTGCCGGAGGCGATGCTGCGTCCGTTGTACGATCTCTTGCGGTTGATGGAAACCGAACTGGCCTTCGCCCGGGCGATGGCCAGCAGGAGTGCCGTTGGCCTGTTCGACGAACTGCTGCCGAGCCGGCTGCAACGGGAATACACCAGCACCTGGGCGCGCTGCCTGGCTCTGCGTGCGGTGCTGGCCGGTGACGACGGGGAGCTTCGCCGTCAGCTGGCGCGGGGGCTCGAGCATGCCGCGCGGTCACCCGATCTTTCCATGGAGAAAGAGGAGGCGCGCATTCAGCAGGGCATGCTCCGGTTCCTGGGTGGCTGA
- a CDS encoding alkaline phosphatase family protein has product MRHDVILVVLDGLNYSVAHDCMGHLQALCNAGRGQLYRLECELPSLSRPLYECILTGVPPIDSGILHNDVSRLSNQRSLFHYARAAGLSTAAAAYHWVSELYNRTPFDPARDRHTDDESLPIQYGHFYWTDHYPDSHLFTDAESLRRRHTPNCLLVHPMNIDDAGHKHGLGTPQYRNSARHVDIILSEYLHQWLAAGYQVMVTADHGMNDDRSHGGILPEEREVPLFVFGDAFSLDDQARPRQVELCGTLCEILGAAHDKPVCRELLKA; this is encoded by the coding sequence ATGCGCCACGACGTCATCCTGGTCGTTCTCGACGGCCTCAACTACAGCGTCGCCCACGACTGCATGGGCCACCTGCAGGCCCTGTGCAACGCCGGCCGCGGCCAGCTCTACCGGCTGGAATGCGAGCTGCCCTCGCTGTCCCGACCGCTCTACGAATGCATCCTCACCGGAGTGCCGCCCATCGACAGCGGCATCCTGCACAACGACGTATCGCGCCTGTCGAACCAGCGCAGCCTGTTCCACTACGCCCGCGCCGCCGGCCTGTCCACTGCCGCAGCGGCGTACCACTGGGTGAGCGAGCTGTACAACCGCACCCCCTTCGACCCGGCCCGCGACCGCCACACCGACGACGAATCCCTGCCGATCCAGTACGGCCACTTCTACTGGACCGACCACTACCCCGACTCGCACCTGTTCACCGACGCCGAGTCGCTGCGCCGCCGCCACACGCCGAACTGCCTGCTGGTGCACCCGATGAACATCGACGACGCCGGGCACAAGCACGGCCTGGGCACACCGCAGTACCGCAACAGCGCGCGACACGTCGACATCATCCTCTCCGAGTACCTGCACCAGTGGCTGGCCGCCGGCTACCAGGTGATGGTCACCGCCGACCACGGCATGAACGACGACCGCAGCCACGGCGGCATCCTGCCGGAGGAGCGCGAAGTGCCGCTGTTCGTCTTCGGCGACGCCTTCAGCCTCGATGACCAGGCGCGCCCACGCCAGGTCGAGCTGTGCGGCACACTGTGCGAAATCCTTGGTGCAGCCCACGACAAACCCGTCTGCCGGGAGCTGCTCAAGGCATGA
- a CDS encoding M18 family aminopeptidase: protein MRAELNQGLIDFLAASPTPFHATQTLARRLDEAGYQRLDEREAWRTEAGGRYYVTRNDSSLIAFKLGTAPLLEHGLRMVGAHTDSPCLRVKPNPELVRQGYWQLGVEVYGGALFAPWFDRDLSLAGRVTFRLAGKVESKLIDFKAPIAVIPNLAIHLNREANMGWAINAQTELPPILAQVSAGEGRDFRDLLGEQLQLEHGITADAILDYELSFYDTQRAAVIGLDQAFIAGARLDNLLSCYAGLQALLASSDEQSGVLVCTDHEEVGSCSACGADGPFLEQVLRRVLPESDVFTRTVQRSLLVSADNAHGVHPNYADKHDANHGPKLNGGPVIKINSNQRYATNSETAGFFRHLCLENEVPVQSFVTRSDMGCGSTIGPITASQIGVRTVDIGLPTFAMHSIRELAGSQDLHYLTKVLSAFYDSADLP from the coding sequence ATGCGCGCAGAACTCAACCAGGGCCTGATCGATTTCCTCGCGGCCTCCCCCACGCCTTTCCACGCCACCCAGACCCTCGCCCGTCGCCTCGACGAGGCCGGCTACCAGCGTCTGGACGAGCGCGAGGCCTGGCGCACCGAGGCCGGTGGTCGTTATTACGTCACCCGCAACGACTCCTCGCTGATCGCCTTCAAGCTCGGCACCGCGCCGCTGCTGGAGCACGGCCTGCGCATGGTCGGCGCACACACTGACAGCCCCTGCCTGCGGGTCAAACCCAACCCCGAGCTGGTGCGCCAGGGTTACTGGCAGTTGGGCGTCGAGGTCTACGGCGGCGCGCTGTTCGCCCCCTGGTTCGACCGCGACCTGTCGCTGGCCGGCCGTGTCACCTTCCGCCTGGCCGGCAAGGTGGAAAGCAAGCTGATCGACTTCAAGGCACCGATCGCCGTGATCCCCAACCTGGCCATCCACCTCAACCGTGAGGCCAACATGGGCTGGGCGATCAACGCGCAGACCGAACTGCCGCCGATCCTCGCCCAGGTCTCCGCCGGCGAAGGCCGCGACTTCCGCGACCTGCTCGGCGAGCAGTTGCAGCTGGAGCACGGCATTACCGCCGACGCCATCCTCGACTACGAGCTGAGCTTCTACGACACCCAGCGCGCCGCCGTGATCGGCCTCGACCAGGCCTTCATCGCCGGCGCCCGCCTGGACAACCTGCTGTCCTGCTACGCCGGCCTGCAGGCCCTGTTGGCCAGCAGCGACGAACAGAGCGGCGTGCTGGTCTGCACCGACCACGAAGAAGTCGGCTCCTGCTCCGCCTGCGGCGCCGACGGCCCGTTCCTCGAGCAGGTGCTGCGCCGTGTGCTGCCCGAGAGCGACGTCTTCACCCGCACCGTGCAGCGCTCGCTGCTGGTTTCCGCCGACAACGCCCACGGCGTGCATCCCAACTATGCCGACAAGCACGACGCCAACCACGGCCCGAAGCTCAACGGCGGCCCGGTGATCAAGATCAACAGCAACCAGCGCTACGCCACCAACAGCGAGACCGCCGGTTTCTTCCGCCACCTGTGCCTGGAAAACGAAGTGCCGGTGCAGAGCTTCGTGACCCGCAGCGACATGGGCTGCGGCTCCACCATCGGCCCGATCACCGCCAGCCAGATCGGCGTGCGCACCGTGGACATCGGCCTGCCGACCTTCGCCATGCACTCCATCCGTGAGCTGGCCGGCAGCCAGGACCTGCACTACCTGACCAAGGTACTCAGCGCCTTCTACGACAGCGCCGACCTGCCATGA
- a CDS encoding UTRA domain-containing protein produces MRDTALPTVTAICRALIEQIDSGLLSAGGKLPAERKLSELFDTTRITLREALGQLEAQGLIYREERRGWFVSPPRLLYNPLVRSHYHAMVEGQGRVPATEVLSARQIPASAAICELLELPALSSVFQIRRLRRVDGRLVLYVEHYLNPAYFPGILDSDLTCSLTELYGSRYDIRYGRVRFDMVPTALHGEAANVLRVAEGSPALRITRINRDQHGRIIDCDLEFWRHDAIHVSVEVPD; encoded by the coding sequence ATGCGCGACACGGCGCTACCCACGGTGACGGCGATCTGCCGGGCACTGATCGAACAGATCGACAGCGGGCTGCTCAGCGCCGGTGGCAAGCTGCCGGCCGAGCGCAAGTTGAGTGAGCTGTTCGATACCACGCGGATCACCTTGCGCGAGGCCCTGGGGCAGTTGGAGGCACAGGGGCTGATCTACCGCGAGGAACGCCGCGGCTGGTTCGTCTCGCCACCGCGCCTGCTCTACAACCCACTGGTGCGCAGCCACTACCACGCGATGGTGGAAGGTCAGGGCCGGGTGCCGGCCACCGAAGTCCTGTCGGCCCGGCAGATTCCCGCCAGCGCGGCGATCTGCGAGCTGCTGGAGCTGCCAGCGTTGTCCAGCGTGTTCCAGATCCGTCGCCTGCGGCGGGTGGACGGCCGGCTAGTGCTCTACGTCGAGCATTACCTCAACCCGGCGTACTTCCCGGGAATCCTCGACAGCGACCTGACCTGCTCGCTGACCGAGCTGTATGGCAGTCGCTATGACATCCGTTACGGCCGCGTGCGCTTCGACATGGTGCCCACGGCCCTGCACGGCGAGGCGGCCAACGTGCTGCGCGTTGCCGAAGGCAGTCCGGCGCTGCGCATCACCCGCATCAATCGCGACCAGCACGGACGGATCATCGATTGCGACCTGGAGTTCTGGCGGCACGATGCCATTCACGTGAGCGTGGAAGTGCCGGACTGA